The following are encoded in a window of Solidesulfovibrio magneticus RS-1 genomic DNA:
- a CDS encoding SRPBCC family protein — translation MTPRIFQIKQVQVLPIPLVEAWTFFCDPRNLGAITPDWLCFDIRSEVPPCMYPGLIIEYRIKALAGWPMAWVTEITHVAAPNYFVDEQRFGPYRFWHHQHHFRDVGEGVEMTDIVHYAMPYGVLGLAVHKLVVAKRLEQIFAFRRRKLVELFG, via the coding sequence ATGACACCTCGAATCTTCCAGATCAAACAAGTCCAGGTGCTGCCGATACCTCTCGTTGAGGCGTGGACCTTTTTCTGCGACCCGCGAAACCTGGGCGCGATCACCCCGGACTGGCTCTGCTTCGACATCCGCTCGGAAGTGCCGCCGTGCATGTACCCCGGCCTCATCATCGAGTATCGGATCAAGGCGCTTGCCGGCTGGCCCATGGCCTGGGTGACGGAGATCACGCATGTCGCCGCGCCCAACTACTTCGTGGACGAGCAGCGTTTCGGCCCGTACCGGTTCTGGCACCACCAGCATCATTTTCGTGACGTGGGCGAGGGCGTCGAGATGACCGATATCGTCCACTACGCCATGCCCTACGGTGTTCTCGGCCTTGCCGTCCACAAACTCGTCGTCGCGAAAAGGTTGGAGCAGATATTCGCGTTCCGGCGGCGGAAGCTTGTCGAACTTTTCGGGTAG
- a CDS encoding tyrosine-type recombinase/integrase gives MSVHKRANNDTYYVSYRDAGGRQRTKTFGKGREGKRDAQKFDEEIKARKLVEAPLPIFAPGEKVYIDQLTQLYINAKKAEGKSLRWIKELAVLVKTHFIPAFAQRPVDEIRFEEIVEIIGKVYADRSQTTRSRYLSYLKMVFQYGVDYELTTKNPLKRWKKPKERPRDTKLTYTDLMKIKELARPHLAWAIEVAWNLGVRTGESELLALTWNDIDWDDSSIKVYATKTKTTRVIPIAPEFLDRLQLMREKAQTGYIIEYQGKPLRKFRRSLKTAAEKAGLTYPVVMYDIRHLFATTLLREGGDVAAVSKLMGHASVKMTVDQYYHLLGGEKRRTIAKLPSLSKPEDVPSLEVAPCELGVAPI, from the coding sequence ATGTCCGTCCACAAACGCGCCAACAACGACACCTACTACGTGTCCTACCGCGACGCCGGCGGCCGACAGCGCACCAAGACCTTCGGCAAGGGCCGTGAAGGCAAGCGTGATGCCCAGAAATTCGACGAGGAGATCAAAGCTCGCAAACTCGTCGAGGCCCCCTTGCCCATCTTCGCCCCCGGCGAAAAGGTCTACATCGACCAGCTGACGCAGCTCTACATCAACGCCAAGAAGGCTGAAGGGAAGTCGCTGCGGTGGATCAAGGAGCTGGCCGTTCTGGTGAAGACCCACTTCATCCCGGCGTTCGCCCAGCGGCCCGTTGATGAAATCCGCTTCGAGGAAATCGTCGAGATCATCGGCAAGGTCTACGCCGACCGCAGCCAGACGACCCGGTCGCGCTACCTGTCCTATCTGAAGATGGTCTTCCAGTACGGCGTCGACTACGAGCTGACCACCAAAAACCCGCTGAAACGGTGGAAGAAGCCGAAGGAACGGCCCCGGGACACCAAGCTCACCTACACGGACCTCATGAAGATCAAGGAATTGGCCCGGCCCCATCTGGCCTGGGCCATCGAGGTCGCCTGGAATCTTGGTGTGCGCACCGGCGAGTCTGAATTGCTGGCCCTGACCTGGAACGACATCGACTGGGACGACAGCAGCATCAAGGTCTACGCCACCAAGACGAAGACCACCCGCGTCATCCCCATCGCGCCGGAATTTCTGGATCGACTCCAGCTTATGCGGGAGAAGGCCCAGACCGGCTACATCATCGAGTACCAGGGGAAGCCGCTGCGAAAGTTTCGCCGGTCCCTGAAGACGGCGGCGGAAAAAGCCGGCCTGACCTACCCCGTGGTCATGTACGACATCCGGCACCTGTTCGCCACGACACTCCTTCGCGAAGGCGGCGACGTCGCGGCCGTGAGCAAGCTCATGGGCCACGCCAGCGTCAAAATGACCGTCGACCAGTACTACCACCTGCTCGGCGGCGAAAAACGGCGGACCATCGCCAAGCTGCCAAGCCTGAGCAAGCCCGAGGATGTTCCTTCTCTCGAAGTCGCGCCATGTGAACTTGGAGTAGCACCGATTTAA
- a CDS encoding helix-turn-helix transcriptional regulator produces MSESIGPFFNCKEAAEFCGYSHSYFEKMVNRFKIKRYGPSKNRFARADLEAFMASPELYVTGAAQKTRRPITLEV; encoded by the coding sequence ATGAGCGAGAGCATCGGTCCGTTTTTCAACTGCAAGGAGGCCGCTGAGTTTTGCGGCTACTCGCACTCCTATTTCGAGAAGATGGTCAACCGCTTCAAGATCAAGCGGTACGGACCCAGCAAGAACCGATTCGCCCGCGCCGACCTCGAAGCGTTCATGGCCAGTCCAGAACTCTACGTTACTGGGGCCGCGCAGAAAACACGCCGCCCCATCACCCTGGAGGTATAA
- a CDS encoding tyrosine-type recombinase/integrase has product MKVEPITEPKSIKSIKKILSDNHRDKLLFIMGINTGLRVQDLLALKKQDVKDVQVGERVILREKKTGKENVFIMNKEIKTALDEHLTTAKLEDNHYLFKSRKGSNYPLSTYAVTKYVKAWAEAVNLKGNYGAHTLRKTWCYHQRKTFGVSWEVLAKRLNHSSPSITRRYLGIQEEEVEEILLNTI; this is encoded by the coding sequence ATGAAGGTCGAACCCATTACTGAACCTAAGTCCATTAAGAGCATCAAGAAAATCCTTTCTGACAACCATCGAGACAAATTGCTGTTCATCATGGGCATCAACACGGGACTTCGTGTGCAGGACTTGCTTGCGCTTAAAAAGCAGGACGTCAAAGACGTCCAAGTTGGGGAGCGAGTAATATTACGTGAAAAGAAGACCGGCAAGGAAAACGTTTTCATCATGAACAAGGAGATTAAGACTGCCCTTGACGAGCATCTAACAACAGCAAAGCTAGAAGACAACCACTACTTATTCAAAAGTAGAAAAGGTTCGAACTATCCGCTTTCGACATATGCTGTCACCAAGTACGTCAAAGCATGGGCTGAAGCTGTAAATCTTAAAGGGAACTACGGTGCCCATACCTTGCGCAAAACCTGGTGCTACCACCAGCGCAAGACCTTCGGTGTCTCCTGGGAAGTTTTGGCGAAGCGGCTGAACCATTCCAGCCCGTCGATTACGCGCCGATACCTCGGTATCCAGGAAGAGGAGGTGGAGGAGATTTTGCTCAACACGATCTGA
- a CDS encoding DUF6573 family protein, whose translation MDDWPIIFSYTRAEAIADGVLIDITAQAAEAGFKVHTVVTDHLYNRYVVPPAGLEGEGQSVEGRLHDLLFRTLLAAKAIRDSDRAEFDVLFLMAPGRWDTVHVVAVIGPGDQGEPVLTIMLPEDD comes from the coding sequence ATGGACGACTGGCCGATCATTTTCAGCTACACCCGCGCCGAGGCCATCGCCGACGGCGTCCTGATCGACATCACCGCCCAAGCCGCCGAGGCGGGTTTCAAGGTGCACACGGTGGTCACCGACCATCTATATAATAGGTACGTGGTGCCGCCGGCTGGACTGGAAGGCGAAGGGCAGTCTGTTGAGGGCAGGCTTCACGATCTCCTCTTCCGGACCCTGCTCGCAGCGAAGGCTATCAGGGACAGCGACCGCGCCGAATTCGACGTCCTTTTCCTCATGGCACCGGGGCGGTGGGACACGGTCCACGTGGTGGCGGTCATCGGTCCTGGCGACCAAGGGGAGCCGGTCTTGACGATCATGCTGCCCGAGGACGATTAA
- a CDS encoding HD domain-containing phosphohydrolase, with product MPLTMPFAKALGLPPGQAVRVLVIDDEVMLRRTLADYLEDMNCLTALAANGVEGLEVLEHFAPDVVLVDLNMPVMDGYAFIERVRVRDPELPLIVVSGVGAVDKAMEAIRLGAWDYITKPVSRFAVVEHALSRVLERARLLRENRNYQHNLEALVDARTAELRDTRRQILYSLGKAAEYRDNETGHHVIRVGEMCAALGRCLGLEPARVEMLREAAPLHDIGKIGVPDHILLKPGPLTPEEWVVMQRHCEYGCMILSQPLAEGQPEAMVCTTAEPMAALGAKQQLMPLAQTIALSHHERWDGTGYPKGLPGESIALEARIVSVVDVYDAVGNHRPYKAAFPEDACQRIIRQGAGTAFDPAVVEAFFAELKTILYYKDRWRDALAHGAANF from the coding sequence GTGCCCTTGACAATGCCCTTCGCTAAGGCCCTGGGCCTGCCTCCCGGGCAGGCGGTGCGGGTGCTGGTCATTGACGACGAAGTCATGTTGCGCCGCACCCTGGCCGATTATCTGGAAGACATGAACTGCCTGACCGCCTTGGCCGCCAACGGGGTCGAGGGTTTGGAGGTCCTGGAGCACTTCGCCCCGGACGTGGTCCTGGTGGACCTCAACATGCCGGTCATGGACGGCTACGCCTTTATCGAGCGGGTCCGAGTCCGCGACCCGGAACTGCCCCTGATCGTGGTCTCCGGCGTCGGAGCCGTGGACAAGGCCATGGAGGCCATCCGTCTGGGGGCCTGGGACTACATCACCAAACCGGTGTCGCGCTTTGCCGTGGTGGAGCACGCCCTGTCCCGGGTCCTAGAGCGCGCACGGCTCCTGCGGGAAAACCGCAACTACCAGCACAACCTGGAAGCCCTGGTGGACGCGCGCACAGCCGAACTGCGCGACACGCGCCGCCAGATTCTCTACAGCCTGGGCAAGGCGGCGGAATACCGTGACAATGAGACCGGCCACCACGTCATCCGGGTGGGCGAGATGTGCGCCGCCCTTGGCCGTTGCCTGGGCTTGGAGCCGGCCCGGGTGGAGATGCTGCGTGAGGCCGCCCCCCTGCACGACATAGGCAAGATCGGCGTGCCCGACCACATCCTGCTCAAGCCCGGTCCGCTCACCCCGGAGGAATGGGTCGTTATGCAGCGCCACTGCGAATACGGCTGCATGATCCTCAGCCAGCCCCTGGCCGAGGGCCAGCCCGAGGCCATGGTCTGCACCACCGCAGAGCCCATGGCCGCCCTCGGCGCGAAACAGCAACTCATGCCCCTGGCCCAGACCATCGCCCTATCCCACCACGAACGCTGGGACGGGACCGGCTATCCCAAGGGGCTGCCCGGGGAGTCCATTGCTCTGGAAGCCCGCATCGTCTCGGTGGTGGACGTCTACGACGCCGTTGGCAACCATCGCCCCTATAAGGCCGCCTTTCCCGAGGATGCCTGCCAACGCATCATACGCCAGGGCGCAGGCACGGCGTTTGATCCGGCCGTGGTGGAGGCCTTTTTCGCCGAACTCAAGACCATCCTGTACTACAAGGACCGCTGGCGTGATGCACTCGCCCACGGGGCAGCGAATTTCTGA
- a CDS encoding response regulator, which translates to MTSERIRVLIIDDEALLGLAAQDYLEDEGRFEAFVAEDAESGLDLLRRQAIDVCLVDLRLPGSSGIEFMLQAQDLYPALRFLVHTGSPEEQFPKAIMQDIPGFRGVLYKPVADMEVIVRALDNALR; encoded by the coding sequence ATGACTTCTGAACGCATCCGCGTGCTGATTATCGACGACGAGGCCCTGTTGGGCTTGGCCGCCCAGGATTACCTGGAAGACGAAGGGCGCTTCGAGGCGTTCGTGGCGGAGGATGCCGAGTCCGGCCTGGACCTTCTGCGGCGTCAGGCCATTGACGTATGTCTGGTGGACCTGCGTTTGCCGGGTTCAAGCGGCATTGAGTTTATGCTCCAGGCTCAGGACCTGTACCCGGCCCTGCGCTTTCTCGTCCATACCGGCTCCCCCGAGGAGCAGTTCCCCAAGGCGATCATGCAGGACATCCCCGGCTTCCGGGGCGTGCTCTACAAGCCCGTGGCCGACATGGAGGTGATCGTCCGTGCCCTTGACAATGCCCTTCGCTAA
- a CDS encoding PAS domain S-box protein — translation MPARNHGRAWCLGVRCLAWGLAVLLGLAAVAHAADIMSPEERAALAELKQIRLVYDWKYPPFEFLGEDGRFSGLAADFIKEIENSLGVGIRAEAERDWPALLESLKERRADMAPAMAYTAERAQYLLFTDPYVHLPTVVFTQKHFKHIDGLADLRGLRVGVVNGYVSHAFLKSNYPDTFTIVPVNNIQEGLRQTAFGDLDAFVENVGVASYYIEQEGLRNLRVAATTEHETALSMAVRSDRPLLFSAIQKALANIPQERRRALLDKWVHPQERQIRTLTWLLYAAIGLLSVTVALLGVLLYRSLALRRAYQNKAQELAAELERSLTFQQALRASEEKYRAIFDHAPIGIFRCTYGDGLQEVNAALARMHGFSSPEAMLGGLEHLPLYSYLRPQGSRDIRSALAVSPQGLRLEALLGRRDGQAFPAIINASLQYDAAGEPASINGLVEDVAERRQAEEALRESEARYRSVIENIQDMYYRTDREGRLVMLSPSTPRQLGYDSVDELLGRPAADFWMEPDKRHALLERIAVEGRVLDYEVTLKDKSGGAVLVSTTSAYYRDGEGRVLGVEGIFRDITGRKQLEMQLADQLAFQQALLDTIPYAVFYKGTDCRFLGFNKAYEDWFGVRRQDLVGKTVLDLDYLPAEDRAAYQAEDEAVIAGAEPVHKEMSIPLADGAVHQTLYSVTGFRLSGGASGGLIGVIVDITEHKKMQELMIQTEKMMSVGGLAAGMAHELNNPLGIILQSVQNMERRLSPALPGNLEVARRLGLEMDSIAAYMRARNIDEYLRGIQEAGDRAARIIRTMLDFSRSSQSLRASCNVNALLDMAVDLAANDYDLKKRYDFKGIRIERDYDPTLPPVECMETEIVQVLLNIIKNAAQAMADRGQRPDPPTLRLITRQDPDAARIEIRDNGPGMDEATRRRVFEPFFTTKPQGEGTGLGLSVGFFIIAQKHKGRISVASRLGQGTAFAVEIPLGDAQT, via the coding sequence ATGCCGGCTCGGAATCACGGACGTGCCTGGTGCTTGGGGGTGCGGTGTCTGGCCTGGGGGCTGGCCGTGCTGCTCGGCTTGGCCGCAGTTGCCCATGCGGCGGATATCATGTCTCCCGAGGAGCGAGCCGCCCTAGCCGAGCTCAAGCAGATCCGCCTCGTCTACGACTGGAAATACCCGCCGTTTGAGTTCCTGGGCGAGGACGGCCGGTTCTCGGGGCTAGCCGCCGATTTCATCAAGGAGATCGAGAACAGCTTGGGCGTCGGCATCCGGGCCGAAGCCGAGCGAGATTGGCCGGCGTTGCTGGAAAGCCTCAAGGAGCGTCGGGCCGACATGGCCCCGGCCATGGCTTACACCGCCGAGCGCGCTCAGTATCTGCTGTTTACCGACCCCTACGTGCATCTGCCCACTGTGGTGTTCACCCAGAAGCACTTTAAGCACATTGACGGACTGGCCGATCTGCGCGGCCTGCGCGTGGGTGTGGTCAACGGCTATGTCTCCCACGCCTTTCTCAAGAGCAATTATCCGGACACGTTTACCATTGTGCCGGTGAACAACATCCAGGAAGGCCTGCGCCAGACCGCATTCGGCGATCTCGACGCTTTTGTGGAGAACGTGGGCGTGGCCTCGTATTACATTGAGCAGGAAGGCCTGCGCAATCTGCGGGTGGCCGCCACCACTGAGCACGAGACGGCCTTGTCCATGGCCGTGCGCAGCGACCGACCGTTACTGTTCTCCGCCATCCAGAAGGCCCTGGCCAACATTCCCCAGGAGCGTCGACGCGCCTTGCTGGACAAATGGGTCCATCCCCAGGAGCGCCAGATACGCACCCTGACCTGGCTGTTATACGCCGCCATCGGGCTGCTCTCGGTCACTGTGGCGTTGCTTGGCGTCCTGCTTTACCGCTCCCTGGCCTTGCGGCGGGCCTACCAAAACAAGGCCCAGGAACTGGCGGCCGAACTGGAACGCAGCCTGACGTTCCAGCAGGCTCTGCGGGCCAGCGAGGAAAAATACCGGGCCATCTTCGATCATGCCCCCATCGGAATCTTCCGCTGCACCTATGGCGACGGCCTGCAGGAGGTCAACGCCGCCCTCGCCCGCATGCACGGCTTCTCCAGCCCCGAGGCCATGCTCGGCGGCCTCGAACATCTGCCGCTTTACAGCTATCTGCGTCCCCAAGGATCACGGGATATCCGCAGCGCTCTGGCCGTCTCGCCCCAGGGTCTGCGCTTGGAAGCACTCCTGGGACGTAGGGACGGGCAAGCGTTTCCGGCCATCATCAACGCTTCCCTCCAGTACGACGCCGCAGGCGAACCGGCCAGCATTAACGGCCTTGTCGAGGACGTGGCCGAGCGACGGCAGGCCGAAGAGGCTCTGCGCGAAAGCGAAGCCCGGTACCGTTCCGTCATTGAGAACATCCAGGACATGTACTACCGCACCGACCGCGAAGGCCGGCTGGTAATGCTCAGCCCCTCCACGCCGCGCCAGCTCGGCTACGACTCGGTCGATGAGCTGCTTGGCCGGCCGGCCGCAGATTTCTGGATGGAACCTGACAAACGCCACGCCCTTTTGGAGCGCATCGCGGTCGAGGGCCGGGTCCTGGACTACGAAGTCACTCTTAAGGACAAAAGCGGAGGGGCGGTGCTGGTTTCAACCACCAGCGCTTATTACCGCGACGGAGAGGGGCGGGTGCTTGGCGTGGAGGGCATTTTCCGGGACATCACTGGGCGCAAGCAGCTGGAGATGCAATTGGCCGACCAACTGGCCTTCCAACAGGCGCTCCTGGACACTATCCCCTACGCGGTCTTTTACAAGGGCACGGACTGCCGATTCTTGGGCTTTAACAAGGCCTATGAGGACTGGTTCGGGGTGCGCCGTCAGGATCTCGTTGGCAAGACGGTGCTGGATCTGGACTATCTGCCTGCCGAGGACCGGGCCGCCTATCAGGCCGAGGATGAGGCCGTTATTGCCGGGGCCGAGCCGGTGCACAAGGAAATGTCCATCCCCCTGGCCGACGGCGCGGTGCACCAGACCCTGTATTCGGTCACCGGATTTCGCCTGTCCGGCGGCGCTTCAGGCGGGCTGATCGGCGTCATCGTGGACATCACCGAGCACAAAAAGATGCAGGAGCTGATGATCCAAACCGAGAAGATGATGAGCGTGGGCGGGCTGGCCGCAGGTATGGCCCACGAACTCAACAACCCCCTAGGCATCATTTTGCAGTCGGTGCAGAATATGGAGCGCCGGTTATCGCCTGCCCTGCCGGGCAATCTGGAAGTGGCCCGGCGGCTCGGCTTGGAAATGGATTCCATTGCCGCCTACATGCGCGCCCGCAACATCGACGAATACCTACGCGGTATCCAGGAGGCCGGCGACCGGGCCGCTCGGATCATCCGCACCATGCTCGATTTCAGCCGAAGCAGCCAGTCCCTGCGCGCCTCATGCAACGTAAACGCCCTCCTCGATATGGCCGTAGATCTGGCCGCCAATGATTATGATCTCAAAAAACGCTATGACTTCAAAGGCATCCGCATCGAACGCGATTACGATCCGACCCTGCCGCCGGTGGAGTGCATGGAGACGGAGATCGTCCAGGTGCTGCTCAATATCATCAAGAACGCGGCTCAGGCCATGGCGGACCGGGGCCAGCGGCCCGACCCGCCCACCCTGCGTCTGATCACCCGCCAGGACCCCGACGCCGCCCGCATCGAGATACGGGACAATGGACCGGGCATGGACGAGGCCACCCGCCGACGCGTGTTCGAACCGTTTTTTACCACCAAGCCCCAGGGCGAAGGGACAGGCCTTGGCCTGTCTGTGGGTTTTTTCATCATCGCCCAGAAGCACAAGGGAAGAATCTCCGTGGCGTCGCGTCTCGGTCAGGGAACCGCGTTTGCCGTCGAGATTCCCCTGGGAGATGCCCAAACATGA
- a CDS encoding glutaredoxin family protein: MSAKVKIYTLSTCSHCTQAKDFLDERKVAYDPVSVDFMSGDERTQVLDTLRKLNPAITFPTIVIGEKVIVGFRREEIEAALKEANLGTEVQTPTWQQP; the protein is encoded by the coding sequence ATGTCTGCCAAAGTAAAAATTTACACCCTCTCAACTTGCTCACACTGCACCCAAGCCAAAGACTTTCTCGACGAACGCAAGGTCGCTTATGACCCTGTCAGCGTAGACTTCATGTCAGGCGACGAACGAACCCAGGTTCTCGATACCCTCCGCAAACTCAACCCGGCAATCACGTTCCCGACCATCGTCATCGGCGAAAAGGTTATCGTTGGGTTTCGCCGCGAAGAAATTGAAGCTGCCCTCAAGGAAGCCAACCTTGGAACTGAAGTCCAAACGCCAACTTGGCAACAGCCTTGA
- a CDS encoding class I SAM-dependent methyltransferase, whose translation MSLDKILRSMQVAADYWLVSDTFAAVEGFLDPIEGYALLLLAEHGPGQGSIVEIGSFAGRSTSYLACGSKRARREKVVAVDHFEGSPEHRRDGAFETSLLPKGGSLYETFRENLRKAGLDDWVHIMRAGSREAVKGWNRPIRLLFIDGDHSFEASQHDYEAWSPWLAQDGLAAFHDIGIFPGVTKYYEELLGRGEVVEVLSTGTLRVATKAA comes from the coding sequence ATGAGTTTGGACAAAATTTTACGTTCCATGCAGGTGGCCGCAGATTACTGGCTCGTGTCGGATACGTTTGCCGCTGTTGAAGGATTTCTGGACCCCATTGAGGGCTACGCGCTGCTGTTGCTGGCTGAACACGGCCCAGGGCAGGGAAGCATTGTGGAGATTGGCAGTTTCGCCGGCAGGTCAACGTCGTATCTCGCCTGCGGCTCCAAGCGCGCCCGACGGGAAAAAGTGGTGGCTGTTGATCATTTTGAAGGATCACCGGAGCACCGGCGCGACGGTGCCTTCGAGACCTCCCTCTTGCCTAAGGGCGGCAGTCTCTACGAAACATTTCGCGAAAACCTGCGCAAGGCAGGGCTTGACGATTGGGTTCACATCATGCGGGCGGGCTCGCGGGAAGCAGTCAAAGGCTGGAATCGCCCGATTCGATTACTTTTCATCGACGGCGACCACTCCTTCGAAGCTTCGCAACATGACTATGAAGCCTGGTCACCCTGGCTTGCGCAGGATGGACTGGCCGCCTTTCACGACATCGGAATATTTCCCGGAGTGACGAAGTATTACGAGGAACTTCTGGGTCGGGGGGAGGTCGTGGAAGTGCTGTCGACCGGAACCCTGCGGGTGGCGACCAAAGCCGCTTAG
- a CDS encoding GNAT family N-acetyltransferase: MDRDALIVAHRLGDSEVPPDQDYAICLISPQDALGVARLTYSVYGDQHPFDYVYDPSEIAQRYASGAQHAVVAKSRQGHVLGMIGIYRCSPWPRLFELAQLMILKNQRSKGMARDLWLQAMERLPDMAQAGAIFGEAVCTHIFSQRMCETTGMIPCGIAMDAIPAKAYSDDYRHGDRTSLVLTVKPMLFTPQTVHLPAAYRAAYVDFCARAGLNRQIEAGSQATLPESSRVEIIVFEKAACIKVWVHEPGRDLERIVSDLERKAGDDGIVQVIFDLGRLDAPAGIEAINSRGYYFGGFMPYWFETDALMLQRRRSPSSFQDLRLYGDSVQAVVALAERDQRRVTMSQAGWGEASKG; this comes from the coding sequence ATGGACCGCGACGCTTTGATAGTGGCGCACCGCCTGGGAGACAGCGAAGTCCCCCCGGATCAGGATTATGCCATCTGCCTGATTTCCCCCCAGGATGCGCTCGGTGTCGCCCGGCTGACCTACAGCGTCTATGGCGACCAACATCCCTTTGATTACGTTTACGATCCTTCCGAGATCGCCCAACGGTACGCCTCGGGAGCCCAGCACGCCGTGGTGGCCAAATCCCGTCAGGGCCACGTGCTCGGCATGATCGGCATCTACCGCTGCTCGCCCTGGCCGCGACTGTTTGAACTTGCCCAGCTCATGATTCTCAAAAACCAGCGCAGCAAGGGCATGGCCCGCGATCTCTGGCTGCAGGCCATGGAACGGCTGCCAGACATGGCTCAAGCCGGGGCGATTTTCGGCGAGGCCGTGTGCACCCACATCTTTTCGCAGCGCATGTGCGAGACCACCGGCATGATTCCCTGCGGCATCGCTATGGACGCCATTCCTGCTAAAGCCTACTCGGACGACTACCGGCACGGGGACCGGACGTCGCTCGTGTTGACCGTCAAGCCCATGCTCTTCACCCCGCAGACCGTCCACCTGCCCGCCGCCTACCGCGCGGCCTACGTCGACTTTTGCGCCAGGGCCGGCCTGAACAGACAGATCGAGGCCGGTTCCCAGGCGACCTTGCCCGAGTCTTCGCGGGTCGAGATCATCGTTTTCGAGAAAGCCGCCTGCATCAAGGTCTGGGTTCACGAGCCGGGTCGCGATTTGGAAAGGATCGTGTCCGACCTGGAACGCAAGGCCGGAGACGACGGCATCGTCCAGGTGATTTTCGATCTCGGTCGATTGGACGCGCCGGCGGGAATAGAGGCGATCAATTCGCGGGGCTATTATTTCGGCGGCTTCATGCCCTACTGGTTTGAGACGGACGCGCTCATGTTGCAGCGTCGCAGATCACCGTCGTCATTCCAGGATCTTCGGCTGTACGGGGACTCAGTCCAGGCCGTCGTCGCCCTGGCCGAACGCGATCAACGCCGCGTCACGATGAGCCAGGCGGGCTGGGGCGAGGCTTCAAAGGGATAG